A single window of Gadus morhua chromosome 22, gadMor3.0, whole genome shotgun sequence DNA harbors:
- the stmn2b gene encoding stathmin-2b isoform X2: MAKTAIAYKEKMKEISVISLICSCLYPESRKDILGDFEDMDIKPINKRASGQAFEVILKSPSPVSDASHCVTTPPKKDISLEDIQKKLEAAEDRRRSQEAQVLRALAEKRDHERDVLMKAMEENSNFSRMAEEKLQLKMEQIQENRMAYLASIMERLQEKEKHGQEVRRNKELREEITA, encoded by the exons CCTACAAAGAGAAGATGAAGGAGATCTCAGTTATATCGCTGATCTGCTCCTGCCTCTATCCAGAGAGCCGCAAGGACATCCTTGGGGACTTTGAAG ACATGGACATCAAGCCCATCAACAAGCGGGCCTCGGGCCAGGCCTTCGAGGTGATCCTGAAGTCCCCGTCCCCCGTGTCCGACGCCTCCCACTGcgtcaccaccccccccaagaAGGACATCTCCCTGGAGGACATCCAGAAGAAGCTGGAGGCAGCTGAGGACCGGAGGAGA tcccaGGAGGCCCAGGTGTTGCGGGCCCTGGCGGAGAAGAGGGACCACGAGCGCGACGTGCTGATGAAGGCCATGGAGGAGAACAGCAACTTCAGCCGCATGGCCGAAGAGAAGCTGCAGCTGAAGATGGAGCAGATCCAGGAGAACCGGATGGCCTACCTGGCCTCCATCATGGAGCGCCTGCAggagaag gagAAACATGGCCAGGAGGTGCGCAGGAACAAGGAGCTGAGGGAAGAGATCACAGCGTGA
- the stmn2b gene encoding stathmin-2b isoform X1, with translation MAKTAIAYKEKMKEISVISLICSCLYPESRKDILGDFEEKPSALLADMDIKPINKRASGQAFEVILKSPSPVSDASHCVTTPPKKDISLEDIQKKLEAAEDRRRSQEAQVLRALAEKRDHERDVLMKAMEENSNFSRMAEEKLQLKMEQIQENRMAYLASIMERLQEKEKHGQEVRRNKELREEITA, from the exons CCTACAAAGAGAAGATGAAGGAGATCTCAGTTATATCGCTGATCTGCTCCTGCCTCTATCCAGAGAGCCGCAAGGACATCCTTGGGGACTTTGAAG agaaGCCCTCTGCTTTGCTCGCAGACATGGACATCAAGCCCATCAACAAGCGGGCCTCGGGCCAGGCCTTCGAGGTGATCCTGAAGTCCCCGTCCCCCGTGTCCGACGCCTCCCACTGcgtcaccaccccccccaagaAGGACATCTCCCTGGAGGACATCCAGAAGAAGCTGGAGGCAGCTGAGGACCGGAGGAGA tcccaGGAGGCCCAGGTGTTGCGGGCCCTGGCGGAGAAGAGGGACCACGAGCGCGACGTGCTGATGAAGGCCATGGAGGAGAACAGCAACTTCAGCCGCATGGCCGAAGAGAAGCTGCAGCTGAAGATGGAGCAGATCCAGGAGAACCGGATGGCCTACCTGGCCTCCATCATGGAGCGCCTGCAggagaag gagAAACATGGCCAGGAGGTGCGCAGGAACAAGGAGCTGAGGGAAGAGATCACAGCGTGA